One genomic region from Bacteroidota bacterium encodes:
- a CDS encoding gliding motility-associated C-terminal domain-containing protein, whose protein sequence is MLRQQQQEINTLKITSALGCTASAVTNVLINALPTITVNSPSVCPGVGATLNAGGASTYTWFPGNIVGSSASFTPVATTVYTVIGTSAGGCTAQTTATITVNPLPVPLPTSNSPICTGGLIILNVNAFTTYTWTGPNAFSSNLQNPTIANASTVHTGNYTVTVTSVLGCTASAVTNVIVNPTPTIAVGNTGPYCAGATINLTVTAANTYTWTGPNAFNSNLQNPTIANSTTTMAGPYVVTVTAVGGCKSTGTTVVVVNPLPTPTITATSPVCVGKPINFTALGGTSYTWTGPNAYSVVAQNATIPSAILANAGNYTLTLTNGFGCTNTAVVNVVVNPLPVIVVNSPTVCVGSSFTLTATGGTAYAWSGPNVYNSALQNPPFASASMSLSGNYTVMVTGPQGCTNTAVASLSVVTLPTVSIVGTNTLCSQNFNGSPNTITLTATGAANFTWTLPGGFSGAPNLNTSPLVITPPVTAVQSVASISVFGTAGSCTSSAVYNVTVYPNPTITVNSASMCAGTSVTLTANNASTYTWSPATNLNTTSGPVVIANPANTTVYSIIGSSLGCNSQTQNSTVTVVPNPTVTITPINPAICLGNSITLTAAGANTYTWSPNIALTSTNTTITVSNPTATITYSVLGSAATCTNLATITVSVLGLPSVTVTPSSPTLCMNNFNGSPNTVSLTASGAASYTWGPIVGVTTNTLNGPLVIGTSNGAPVVTGTVIGANGTCTNLATFTVNAIPNPTIATTSGSMCAGTSVTLSASNATSYTWSPATNLNTTTGPIVIASPSVTTVYSVFGSSVGCNSQSQNATASVVPNPTVTITPLNPAICLGNTITLTAAGANTYTWSPNIALSSTNTAITNASPTITTTYSILGSAATCTNLATITVSVLGLPSVTVTPSSPTLCMNNFNGSPNTVSLTASGAASYTWGPIVGVTTNTLNGPLVIGTSNGAPVVTGTVIGANGTCTNVATFTVNAIPNPTIATTSGSMCAGTSVTLSAMNATSYTWSPATTLSSANGPIVTASPSVTTVYSVFGSSVGCNSQSQNATASVVVNPTVTVVPNNPVICLNNSITLTASGANTYTWSPNIALTSTNTAITIASPTTNTTYSILGSAATCTNLATITVTVLGLPSITVTPSSPTLCMNNFNGSPNTVSLTASGAASYTWGPIIGVTTNTLNGPLVIGTSNGAPVVTGSVIGANGTCTNISTFTVNAIPNPIIGTTSGSMCAGTSVTLSAMNATSYTWSPATTLSSANGPIVTASPSVTTVYSVFGSSVGCNSQSQNATASVVANPTVNIAPLTPTICFGNSINLTASGATNYSWSPNTAISSTVGNNVTVNPTVTTVYTLIGEQTTCTNVAVTTVTVVPLPIININLSNGMLCMNNFNNSTNTIGISASGANSYNWTGFTGLTVNATNAANIIGTAVPPNLVGTGTVVGTVGTCSNTASFSIMIVPNPTLTVSSASMCFGTSANLNANGATSYTWSPSNTLNTANGNAVIASPSVNTIYSIVGTSLLCNSPTETATVIVVANPVIGVAPGVPTICAGSAIGLTAFGANNYTWSPASSLSSSTGNIVSATPLVTTNYTVIGEASTCTTSIVKQVLVTPLPQLQAVCDRTAICLGEKTGINANGATSYTWIPTYGLTSGNSNFVIADPAQSTVYSLIGNNGLCTATITIPINVITRPVLNLTTNSPKICVGNKSTIFASGAMAYRWTPPVADSLNHPNMAIITPTATMNYTVMGYNFSGTTGCVFTKEIEVEVVQTITATATKSVEVCKGQSVKLNAGGSNTYVWGPSKGLSNAFIAQPYASPDVTTVYTVQVSNGGNCGGTATVLVKVNPIPDVNAGEDMTYNLDQPMYLNAKGTGTLTWILGEGILCKDCPNSQIMPQNSGCYQIMAVDAGGCKAIDEVCIEVTKEHAIYVPNIFTPNYDGLNDVFLVYGTGLTKVEMYIFDRWGEKLFYSNEQLKGWDGNIKDEEGKQDVYTYLINYTTFDNKKHTKTGHVTLLR, encoded by the coding sequence ATGTTACGGCAGCAGCAGCAGGAAATTAATACATTAAAAATTACGAGTGCTTTAGGCTGCACTGCATCAGCAGTTACTAACGTTTTGATAAACGCATTACCAACCATTACAGTAAATTCACCAAGTGTTTGCCCAGGAGTCGGCGCCACCTTAAACGCAGGCGGAGCCTCAACGTATACGTGGTTCCCAGGCAACATAGTAGGATCATCAGCGAGTTTTACACCAGTTGCCACAACAGTTTATACTGTTATTGGAACATCGGCAGGCGGTTGCACAGCGCAAACAACGGCAACTATAACAGTTAATCCATTACCAGTTCCATTACCAACGAGTAATAGTCCAATTTGTACAGGAGGATTAATTATTCTAAACGTCAACGCATTTACAACGTATACATGGACAGGACCAAATGCCTTTAGCAGTAACTTACAAAATCCAACCATTGCCAATGCATCAACAGTGCATACAGGTAATTATACCGTAACAGTTACAAGCGTACTTGGATGTACAGCTTCTGCGGTAACCAACGTTATCGTTAACCCAACACCAACCATTGCAGTTGGTAATACAGGTCCGTATTGCGCGGGAGCAACCATTAACTTAACTGTTACTGCTGCTAATACTTATACTTGGACAGGACCAAACGCATTTAATAGCAACTTACAAAACCCTACAATCGCTAATAGTACAACCACCATGGCAGGTCCATATGTTGTAACAGTAACAGCAGTTGGTGGATGTAAAAGCACAGGTACAACAGTAGTAGTTGTAAATCCATTACCAACACCAACCATTACAGCTACCAGCCCAGTATGCGTTGGTAAACCAATTAACTTTACAGCTTTGGGAGGAACAAGTTATACTTGGACAGGACCAAATGCTTATTCGGTAGTAGCGCAAAACGCAACAATCCCTTCAGCCATTTTAGCCAATGCAGGCAATTATACCTTAACGCTTACAAATGGTTTTGGCTGTACGAATACAGCAGTTGTAAATGTTGTGGTCAATCCATTACCTGTTATTGTGGTGAATAGCCCAACAGTTTGTGTAGGCTCAAGCTTTACATTAACAGCTACAGGTGGCACAGCGTATGCATGGAGCGGACCAAACGTTTATAACTCAGCGCTTCAAAATCCACCATTCGCCAGTGCATCAATGTCACTCAGCGGAAACTATACAGTCATGGTAACAGGTCCACAAGGATGTACCAATACAGCAGTAGCCAGTTTATCGGTAGTAACATTACCAACCGTTTCTATTGTCGGAACAAACACCTTATGCTCACAAAACTTTAATGGTTCACCAAACACCATTACTTTAACAGCAACTGGTGCAGCTAACTTTACCTGGACATTACCAGGAGGATTTTCTGGTGCACCAAATTTAAATACCTCACCACTGGTTATTACACCACCAGTAACGGCAGTACAAAGCGTAGCAAGTATTTCAGTATTTGGCACAGCAGGTTCATGTACAAGTAGTGCAGTGTATAACGTAACGGTTTATCCTAATCCAACTATCACAGTTAACTCGGCAAGTATGTGCGCAGGAACAAGTGTTACCTTAACAGCAAACAATGCCTCAACCTATACTTGGTCGCCAGCAACAAACTTAAATACTACTAGTGGCCCTGTTGTAATTGCAAATCCAGCAAACACAACGGTGTATAGTATTATTGGTTCAAGTTTAGGATGTAACAGTCAAACACAAAACTCAACAGTAACGGTTGTTCCAAATCCAACAGTAACTATCACACCAATTAATCCTGCAATTTGTTTGGGTAACTCTATAACTTTAACAGCAGCTGGCGCTAATACATACACATGGTCACCAAACATTGCACTCACATCAACTAACACTACAATAACAGTTTCTAATCCAACAGCAACTATTACGTATTCTGTTTTAGGTTCAGCTGCAACCTGTACTAATTTAGCAACCATCACCGTTTCTGTTTTAGGTTTACCATCGGTAACGGTTACACCAAGCAGTCCAACATTGTGTATGAATAATTTTAATGGTTCACCAAATACTGTTTCATTAACAGCGAGTGGTGCGGCTTCTTATACATGGGGACCAATAGTTGGTGTAACAACAAACACGTTAAATGGTCCGCTTGTTATTGGTACATCCAACGGTGCACCTGTTGTAACAGGAACAGTAATTGGTGCTAATGGAACATGTACTAACCTAGCAACTTTCACAGTTAATGCAATTCCAAATCCAACTATTGCCACAACATCTGGCAGTATGTGTGCGGGTACAAGTGTTACGCTCAGCGCAAGCAATGCAACAAGTTATACTTGGTCGCCAGCAACAAATTTAAATACCACCACTGGACCAATTGTAATTGCTAGTCCATCGGTAACTACAGTATACAGTGTATTTGGTTCAAGCGTGGGTTGTAATAGTCAATCACAAAATGCAACGGCAAGTGTTGTTCCAAATCCAACGGTTACAATTACGCCACTTAACCCTGCTATTTGTTTAGGTAATACTATTACCTTAACCGCAGCTGGTGCAAATACCTATACATGGTCACCAAACATTGCATTAAGTTCTACTAACACTGCCATTACAAATGCAAGTCCAACTATTACAACAACGTATTCAATTTTAGGATCTGCAGCAACCTGTACAAATTTAGCAACGATCACCGTTTCTGTTTTAGGTTTACCATCGGTAACCGTTACACCAAGCAGTCCAACCTTGTGTATGAATAATTTTAATGGTTCACCAAATACTGTTTCATTAACAGCGAGTGGTGCGGCTTCTTATACATGGGGACCAATAGTTGGTGTAACCACTAATACATTAAATGGTCCGCTTGTTATTGGTACATCCAACGGTGCACCTGTTGTAACAGGAACAGTCATCGGTGCCAACGGAACATGTACTAACGTAGCAACCTTTACGGTAAATGCAATTCCTAATCCAACTATTGCCACAACATCAGGCAGTATGTGTGCAGGCACAAGTGTAACACTCAGCGCCATGAACGCAACAAGTTATACTTGGTCGCCAGCAACAACATTAAGTTCTGCTAACGGACCAATTGTAACAGCGAGTCCATCAGTAACTACAGTATACAGTGTCTTTGGTTCAAGCGTGGGTTGTAATAGTCAATCACAAAATGCAACAGCAAGTGTGGTGGTAAATCCAACGGTAACAGTTGTTCCGAACAATCCAGTAATTTGTTTAAACAACTCTATAACCTTAACAGCAAGTGGTGCTAATACCTATACTTGGTCACCAAACATTGCTTTAACATCAACCAATACTGCTATTACTATAGCGAGCCCTACTACCAATACTACGTATTCTATTTTAGGATCTGCAGCAACCTGTACCAACTTAGCAACTATTACCGTTACTGTTTTAGGTTTACCATCAATTACCGTTACACCAAGCAGTCCAACGCTGTGTATGAATAATTTTAATGGTTCACCAAATACTGTTTCGTTAACAGCGAGTGGTGCGGCATCGTATACTTGGGGACCAATTATTGGTGTAACCACTAATACATTAAACGGTCCATTAGTGATTGGTACATCCAACGGTGCACCTGTTGTAACAGGCTCGGTAATCGGAGCTAATGGAACTTGTACTAATATTTCAACCTTTACGGTAAATGCCATTCCTAATCCAATTATTGGAACAACATCAGGCAGTATGTGCGCGGGTACAAGCGTTACACTCAGCGCCATGAATGCAACATCTTATACTTGGTCGCCAGCAACAACATTAAGTTCTGCTAACGGACCAATTGTAACAGCGAGTCCATCAGTAACTACAGTATACAGTGTATTTGGTTCAAGCGTGGGCTGTAACAGTCAATCACAAAATGCAACAGCAAGTGTGGTAGCAAATCCAACAGTAAACATTGCACCACTCACACCAACTATTTGTTTTGGTAATTCTATTAACTTAACAGCAAGTGGCGCTACAAATTATTCGTGGTCACCAAACACTGCAATAAGTTCAACTGTTGGAAATAACGTTACCGTTAACCCAACAGTAACAACGGTATATACGTTAATAGGTGAACAAACAACTTGTACAAATGTAGCGGTAACAACAGTTACGGTAGTTCCTTTACCAATCATCAACATCAACTTAAGCAATGGTATGTTGTGTATGAATAACTTTAATAATTCAACCAACACCATTGGTATTAGCGCAAGTGGTGCTAATTCATATAACTGGACAGGCTTTACAGGTTTAACGGTAAATGCAACTAATGCTGCTAATATTATTGGTACTGCAGTTCCACCAAATTTAGTTGGAACAGGAACGGTAGTTGGAACAGTAGGTACCTGTTCAAACACTGCAAGCTTTAGTATTATGATTGTACCAAATCCAACATTAACGGTTTCATCGGCTAGTATGTGTTTTGGTACAAGCGCCAATTTAAATGCAAATGGTGCAACCTCTTATACATGGTCGCCATCAAACACATTAAATACTGCTAATGGAAATGCAGTTATTGCAAGCCCTTCTGTAAATACTATTTATAGCATTGTAGGAACAAGTTTATTGTGTAACAGTCCAACAGAAACAGCAACAGTAATTGTGGTAGCTAATCCGGTTATTGGTGTTGCTCCAGGTGTACCAACTATTTGTGCAGGCAGTGCAATTGGCTTAACTGCTTTTGGTGCTAATAATTATACTTGGTCTCCTGCTTCATCATTAAGCTCAAGCACTGGTAATATTGTTTCAGCAACTCCATTAGTAACTACAAATTACACCGTTATTGGTGAGGCGTCAACCTGTACAACATCAATAGTAAAACAAGTTTTAGTGACGCCACTTCCTCAATTACAAGCAGTGTGTGATAGAACAGCTATTTGTTTAGGAGAAAAAACAGGAATAAATGCGAATGGGGCAACATCATATACATGGATACCAACGTATGGATTAACAAGTGGTAATTCAAACTTTGTGATTGCTGATCCTGCTCAATCAACAGTGTATTCTTTAATTGGAAATAATGGATTATGTACAGCAACAATAACTATTCCTATTAATGTAATTACAAGACCAGTATTAAATTTAACGACGAACAGTCCAAAAATATGCGTAGGCAACAAGTCAACTATTTTTGCTTCGGGTGCTATGGCCTACAGATGGACACCGCCTGTTGCTGATAGTTTGAATCATCCAAACATGGCCATTATAACACCAACTGCTACTATGAACTATACCGTAATGGGTTATAACTTCTCAGGTACTACAGGTTGTGTGTTTACAAAAGAAATTGAAGTGGAAGTTGTACAAACAATTACTGCAACAGCTACAAAGAGTGTAGAAGTTTGTAAAGGTCAATCAGTAAAATTAAATGCTGGTGGTAGCAATACTTATGTATGGGGTCCTTCAAAAGGATTAAGCAATGCATTTATTGCACAGCCTTATGCTAGTCCTGATGTAACGACTGTTTACACCGTTCAAGTTTCTAATGGAGGAAATTGTGGTGGCACCGCAACGGTGCTTGTAAAAGTAAATCCTATTCCTGATGTAAATGCTGGAGAAGATATGACATACAACTTAGATCAACCAATGTATTTAAATGCAAAAGGTACTGGAACTTTAACCTGGATTTTAGGTGAAGGTATTTTATGCAAGGATTGTCCGAATTCGCAAATTATGCCACAAAACAGTGGATGCTATCAAATTATGGCAGTGGATGCTGGTGGTTGTAAGGCAATTGATGAAGTGTGTATAGAAGTAACAAAAGAGCATGCTATTTATGTTCCAAATATCTTTACACCAAACTACGATGGATTAAACGATGTGTTCTTAGTATACGGTACTGGTTTAACTAAAGTGGAAATGTACATCTTCGATCGTTGGGGAGAGAAATTATTTTACTCTAACGAGCAATTAAAAGGTTGGGATGGAAATATTAAAGATGAAGAAGGCAAACAAGATGTATACACTTACCTCATTAACTACACTACATTCGATAATAAAAAACATACCAAAACTGGACATGTTACTTTATTGAGATAG
- a CDS encoding S46 family peptidase, which yields MTILTKKQLELAAAKDYGQYKDAALNDIVVGFITTNDITGGNSGSPVINGKGELVGLAFDGNYEALSHKIAFDKDLNRTICLDVRYMLWVVDKLGGATNIINELDLRKN from the coding sequence ATTACAATACTAACTAAAAAACAATTAGAGTTAGCTGCTGCAAAAGATTATGGTCAGTATAAAGACGCAGCTTTAAACGACATTGTAGTTGGTTTTATTACCACAAATGATATTACTGGAGGAAACTCAGGCTCACCTGTTATTAATGGAAAAGGCGAATTAGTAGGCTTAGCATTTGACGGTAACTACGAAGCGTTAAGCCATAAAATTGCTTTTGATAAAGATTTAAATCGTACCATTTGTTTAGATGTGCGTTATATGCTTTGGGTAGTTGACAAATTAGGTGGTGCTACAAACATTATTAACGAGTTAGATTTACGCAAGAATTAA